Proteins from one Microbacterium sp. Root553 genomic window:
- a CDS encoding RNB domain-containing ribonuclease, which translates to MPQRRSHVAPSAAQTELATALATLKESLDAPAEFPAAVLAEAAASEAVTPELDLRDIAFATLDPRGSRDLDQAFHLERRGSGYTVRYAIADVPGFVTPGGAVDEEARRRGQTLYAADGAIPLHPKVLSEDRASLLADVDRPALVWTFALDSAGVVEDFRLERALIRSRAQLDYASTQASLDRGEDGPAALLPEIGALRITQEKLRGGASLNLPDEEVVRGADGTYSIERRHPLPVEEWNAQLSLMTGMAAATLMIDAGIGILRTMPQPDEKAFAAFRHQTEALGRPWTTGRYGDYLRELDRADPMTLPILEAAASLFRGAGYVTFDGSVPPDTEQAAIAAPYAHATAPLRRLVDRWSLAICLAVSEGREVPGWVRESLADLPALMQESGQRASRLDSATINCVEAALMTPLVGSTVDATVIEIRGERATVQLADPAVTASAPVPDGAVAGGVVPLRVVSVDIAGGEIEFSV; encoded by the coding sequence ATGCCTCAGCGCCGATCCCACGTTGCTCCGTCCGCCGCGCAGACGGAACTCGCCACGGCGCTCGCCACGCTCAAGGAATCCCTGGACGCGCCCGCAGAATTCCCTGCCGCCGTGCTTGCCGAGGCAGCGGCGTCGGAGGCCGTGACGCCCGAACTCGACCTGCGCGACATCGCCTTCGCCACGCTCGATCCCCGCGGGTCGCGTGACCTCGATCAGGCCTTCCACCTCGAACGGCGGGGTTCCGGATACACCGTCCGCTACGCGATCGCCGATGTGCCGGGATTCGTGACGCCCGGCGGCGCGGTGGACGAGGAGGCCCGCCGTCGCGGTCAGACGTTGTACGCGGCCGACGGCGCGATCCCGCTGCATCCGAAGGTACTGAGCGAGGATCGCGCCTCGCTGCTGGCGGATGTGGATCGTCCCGCGCTCGTCTGGACCTTCGCCCTCGATTCGGCGGGGGTCGTCGAGGACTTCCGGCTCGAGCGCGCACTGATCCGCTCGCGCGCCCAGCTCGACTACGCCAGCACTCAGGCGTCACTCGACCGGGGCGAGGACGGACCGGCCGCACTGCTGCCGGAGATCGGAGCTCTGCGGATCACGCAGGAGAAGCTCCGCGGCGGAGCGAGCTTGAATCTTCCGGACGAAGAGGTCGTGCGCGGCGCCGACGGAACCTACTCGATCGAGCGACGGCATCCGCTCCCCGTCGAGGAATGGAACGCGCAGCTCTCCCTCATGACGGGTATGGCGGCCGCGACGTTGATGATCGACGCCGGCATCGGCATCCTGCGGACCATGCCGCAACCCGACGAGAAGGCCTTCGCCGCGTTCCGTCATCAGACCGAGGCGCTCGGCCGCCCCTGGACGACGGGCAGATACGGCGACTATCTGCGCGAGCTGGATCGCGCAGACCCCATGACCCTCCCGATCCTCGAGGCGGCGGCGTCGCTCTTCCGCGGAGCGGGGTACGTGACCTTCGACGGCTCGGTGCCGCCCGACACGGAGCAGGCGGCCATCGCCGCTCCGTACGCACACGCCACGGCACCTCTGCGTCGTCTCGTCGATCGGTGGTCGCTCGCGATCTGCCTCGCCGTGTCCGAGGGGCGTGAGGTGCCGGGCTGGGTTCGCGAGTCGCTCGCCGATCTCCCCGCCCTGATGCAGGAGTCCGGTCAACGCGCGTCCCGGCTCGATTCCGCGACGATCAACTGCGTCGAGGCCGCACTGATGACTCCCCTGGTCGGCTCCACGGTCGATGCGACCGTGATCGAGATCCGCGGCGAGCGCGCCACGGTCCAGCTCGCCGACCCCGCCGTCACCGCCTCCGCGCCGGTTCCGGACGGCGCCGTCGCCGGAGGTGTCGTACCGCTGCGAGTCGTGAGCGTCGACATCGCCGGAGGCGAGATCGAGTTCTCCGTCTGA
- a CDS encoding HNH endonuclease signature motif containing protein — MWRALVHGAFERINAIAKEALSHPSSESTSPSSRGERTLGQARCDVALDLLLTGAPAGHDTAEGMLGAIRATVSITVPVLSLIGASTVPGELDGCIPIDLRTARLLAGTAAGWDRVLTHPITGALLAVDRYRPSAAVRRHLTARDQRCRFPTCGYPARVCDVDHTRDHATGDTTDAGNLGDLCRRHHSFTHRTPWHVENLGDGVFAWTSPTGRIYVDEPPAQNTTTTEDDTPPPF; from the coding sequence GTGTGGCGGGCGCTCGTGCACGGCGCGTTCGAGCGGATCAACGCGATCGCGAAAGAGGCTCTGTCCCATCCGTCGAGCGAATCCACCTCTCCTTCATCCCGTGGCGAGCGCACGCTGGGGCAGGCCCGCTGCGATGTCGCCCTCGACCTTCTCCTGACCGGTGCACCGGCCGGACACGACACGGCAGAGGGGATGCTCGGAGCCATCCGAGCGACGGTGTCGATCACCGTCCCCGTGTTGTCGCTGATCGGGGCGAGCACCGTCCCGGGCGAACTCGACGGGTGCATCCCCATCGACCTCCGCACCGCGCGGCTCCTCGCAGGCACCGCGGCCGGGTGGGATCGGGTCCTGACCCATCCGATCACCGGGGCCCTGCTCGCGGTCGACCGTTACCGGCCCTCCGCCGCGGTGAGACGACACCTCACCGCGCGAGACCAGCGATGCCGGTTCCCTACCTGCGGATACCCCGCCCGCGTGTGCGACGTCGACCACACGCGAGACCACGCGACAGGCGACACCACCGACGCCGGCAACCTCGGCGACCTCTGCCGACGCCATCACTCCTTCACACACCGCACGCCCTGGCATGTCGAGAATCTCGGCGACGGCGTCTTCGCCTGGACCAGCCCGACCGGCCGGATATACGTCGACGAACCTCCGGCGCAGAACACCACGACCACCGAAGACGACACACCACCACCCTTCTGA
- a CDS encoding pyridoxamine 5'-phosphate oxidase family protein, giving the protein MTEITGPEALARVTELVEDIDFTMLTTIDDDGNLVSRPMSTRQMDEAGDIWFFTAEDTEKVDEVKEHRQVGLSYCDAGGMRYVSVAGNASVVRDRAKMEELYSPSLDIWFEDGLDTPGIALLKVTPTVTEFWEPSKGKIALAAGMLKALVTRDTPDDDTMNHGRIVC; this is encoded by the coding sequence AGGACATCGACTTCACGATGCTGACGACGATCGACGACGACGGCAATCTGGTCAGCCGCCCGATGTCGACCCGGCAGATGGACGAGGCCGGCGACATCTGGTTCTTCACCGCGGAGGACACCGAGAAGGTCGACGAGGTGAAGGAGCACCGCCAGGTGGGGCTCTCCTACTGCGATGCCGGCGGCATGCGCTACGTGTCGGTCGCGGGGAACGCGTCGGTCGTCCGCGACCGGGCGAAGATGGAGGAGCTCTACTCTCCGTCGCTCGACATCTGGTTCGAGGACGGGCTCGACACCCCCGGCATCGCGCTGCTGAAGGTCACCCCCACCGTGACGGAGTTCTGGGAGCCGTCGAAGGGCAAGATCGCGTTGGCGGCCGGGATGCTCAAGGCTCTGGTCACGCGAGACACCCCCGACGACGACACCATGAACCACGGGCGCATCGTCTGCTGA
- a CDS encoding proline--tRNA ligase encodes MVTRLSNFFLRTLREDPAGAEVASHKLLIRAGYIRPQAAGIFAWLPLGLRVKAKIETVVREEMAAAGAQEVHFPALMPRESYEATGRWEEYGDLLFRLQDRKGGDYLLAPTHEEAFTLLVKDLYSSYKDLPLTIYQIQDKYRDEARPRAGLLRGREFTMKDAYSFDASDEGLDVSYQAQRDAYERIFQRLGLEYVIVQADAGAMGGSRSEEFLHPTPVGEDTFVRSAGGYAANVEAFTTAVPEAVSFDADASPVIFDSPDTPTIETLVAHVNAHLDGEYTAAHTLKNVVLALTHLDGSRELVVVGLPGDREVDQKRAEVAFAPAEVDTATADDFENNPLLVKGYIGPWSTTGAVLGEESATGIRYLVDPRVSEGTSWITGANIDQKHAHSVVAGRDFFADGVVEIANVRAGDPAPDGSGPVELARGMEIGHVFQLGRKYAEALGLKVLNENGKLVTVTMGSYGIGVTRILAIIAELNNDEKGLIWPASVSPFDVQVVAAGRDQVAFDVAADLAAQLESSGLDVLYDDRPKVSPGVKFGDAELVGVPKIVIVGRGAADGQVELWDRSTGDRDAVSIVEAVERLTQR; translated from the coding sequence GTGGTCACTCGTCTTTCGAACTTCTTCCTCCGTACGCTCCGTGAAGACCCTGCAGGCGCAGAGGTCGCGAGCCACAAGCTGCTGATCCGCGCCGGATACATCCGACCGCAGGCCGCCGGGATCTTCGCCTGGCTGCCGCTCGGTCTGCGGGTCAAGGCCAAGATCGAGACCGTCGTCCGTGAGGAGATGGCCGCGGCCGGTGCCCAGGAGGTGCACTTCCCCGCGCTGATGCCGCGTGAGTCCTACGAGGCGACCGGTCGCTGGGAGGAGTACGGCGACCTGCTGTTCCGCCTCCAGGACCGCAAGGGCGGTGACTACCTGCTCGCGCCGACGCACGAGGAGGCCTTCACGCTGCTGGTGAAGGACCTCTACTCGTCGTACAAGGACCTGCCCCTGACGATCTATCAGATCCAGGACAAGTACCGCGATGAGGCCCGTCCCCGTGCCGGCCTGCTCCGCGGGCGCGAGTTCACGATGAAGGACGCCTACTCCTTCGACGCGTCCGACGAAGGCCTCGATGTCAGCTATCAGGCGCAGCGAGACGCGTACGAGCGCATCTTCCAGCGCCTCGGACTCGAGTACGTCATCGTCCAGGCGGATGCGGGGGCGATGGGAGGCTCGCGCAGCGAGGAGTTCCTGCACCCGACGCCCGTGGGCGAAGACACGTTCGTGCGCAGTGCCGGCGGCTACGCCGCGAACGTCGAGGCGTTCACCACGGCCGTCCCCGAGGCGGTGTCCTTCGACGCCGATGCGTCGCCCGTCATCTTCGACTCGCCCGACACTCCGACCATCGAGACCCTGGTCGCACACGTCAACGCGCATCTCGACGGCGAGTACACCGCGGCCCACACGCTCAAGAACGTCGTGCTCGCGCTCACCCACCTCGACGGCTCCCGTGAGCTCGTCGTCGTGGGTCTCCCCGGTGACCGCGAGGTCGACCAGAAGCGCGCCGAGGTCGCGTTCGCGCCGGCCGAGGTCGACACCGCCACGGCCGACGACTTCGAGAACAACCCGCTGCTGGTCAAGGGATACATCGGCCCCTGGTCGACCACCGGCGCCGTGCTGGGCGAGGAATCGGCCACCGGCATCCGCTACCTCGTCGACCCTCGCGTGAGCGAGGGCACCTCGTGGATCACCGGAGCGAACATCGACCAGAAGCACGCCCACTCCGTCGTCGCGGGTCGGGACTTCTTCGCCGACGGCGTCGTCGAGATCGCGAACGTCCGTGCGGGCGACCCCGCACCCGACGGCTCGGGCCCGGTGGAGCTCGCCCGCGGCATGGAGATCGGCCACGTCTTCCAGCTGGGGCGCAAGTACGCCGAGGCGCTCGGTCTCAAGGTGCTGAACGAGAACGGCAAGCTCGTCACGGTCACGATGGGCTCCTACGGGATCGGCGTGACCCGCATCCTCGCCATCATCGCCGAGCTGAACAACGACGAGAAGGGGCTCATCTGGCCCGCATCCGTCTCTCCGTTCGACGTGCAGGTCGTGGCCGCAGGGCGCGACCAGGTCGCGTTCGACGTGGCGGCGGACCTCGCCGCACAGCTCGAGTCGAGCGGACTCGACGTGCTCTACGACGACCGCCCCAAGGTCTCTCCCGGGGTGAAGTTCGGCGACGCCGAGCTCGTCGGCGTCCCGAAGATCGTCATCGTCGGCCGTGGTGCCGCCGACGGCCAGGTCGAGCTGTGGGACCGCAGCACAGGAGACCGGGATGCCGTGTCGATCGTCGAGGCCGTGGAGCGGCTCACGCAGCGCTGA
- a CDS encoding isocitrate lyase/PEP mutase family protein — MTTAAKAQTLIGLYEAPEILRVVNVWDVVSARAVAALPETKAIATAGHGIAASFGFEDGTITRDIMIDMVGRIAAAVSVPVTADLDDGYGDAGETTRLAIGAGVVGANIEDRLKPFDESVAAVEAIVKAAEAEGVPFALNARTDAFVRAGHRPVAESIADAIQRGRAFLDAGATAVFVPGMLDAAITRQLVEGLGEGKLSVIGLPGTLAASEYEKLGVARISYGPLPQRVALTATQELAASLYAGGVIPNGLPALN, encoded by the coding sequence ATGACCACTGCTGCGAAAGCCCAGACCCTGATCGGACTCTACGAAGCACCGGAGATCCTCCGCGTCGTGAATGTGTGGGACGTCGTCTCCGCCCGCGCCGTCGCGGCACTCCCCGAGACGAAGGCCATCGCCACCGCGGGGCACGGCATCGCCGCATCGTTCGGTTTCGAAGACGGCACCATCACCCGCGACATCATGATCGACATGGTCGGACGCATCGCGGCGGCCGTCTCGGTGCCCGTGACCGCCGACCTCGATGACGGATACGGCGACGCCGGCGAGACGACCCGCCTCGCGATCGGCGCAGGTGTCGTGGGCGCCAACATCGAGGACCGCCTCAAGCCCTTCGACGAGTCCGTCGCGGCGGTCGAGGCCATCGTCAAGGCGGCGGAGGCCGAGGGAGTCCCGTTCGCTCTCAACGCCCGCACGGACGCCTTCGTTCGCGCCGGCCACCGCCCGGTCGCCGAGAGCATCGCCGACGCGATCCAGCGCGGCCGCGCGTTCCTCGACGCGGGAGCCACGGCGGTGTTCGTGCCGGGGATGCTCGACGCCGCCATCACCCGCCAGCTCGTGGAGGGGCTGGGGGAGGGGAAGCTCAGTGTCATCGGGCTCCCCGGCACCCTCGCGGCTTCCGAGTACGAGAAGCTCGGTGTCGCCCGCATCTCGTACGGACCCCTGCCGCAGCGGGTCGCGCTCACCGCGACCCAGGAGCTCGCGGCGAGCCTGTACGCGGGCGGCGTGATCCCCAACGGACTCCCTGCGCTCAACTGA